In the Gorilla gorilla gorilla isolate KB3781 chromosome 1, NHGRI_mGorGor1-v2.1_pri, whole genome shotgun sequence genome, AGTTGGGGGACACGGCTTGCTCCCTTGAACTTGGCCAGTAGAAAATTTTGCAGTGGATTCCAAAACTACATGGTCACAAACACTCGCTTGGTAATAGGCACAGTAAGACGTTGTGCTGTGTGGGCCGCAGGGGCGGAGCCGGGCAGAGCTGCACCGGGCAGAGCTGCACCGCCCAGCCGCGCCCCCCTACACCCGCGTTGTCGGCGGCGCTGCGGTGGCAGGCACGGAATCTAGGGCTCCAGCTCCGCAGCACCCTCGCTGCCCGCAGCCTCGGGGCGGGCCCGCGGCCACAGCTGTTCCTGCAGCTCCTTCACCACCTTCTCCAGGTGCTCCCGGGCCTCGCGCTCCCGCAGCAGGTCGGCCCGCAGCTGCTCCCGGTCCGCCTCCGCATGCTGCAGCTTCACCTGCAGGTCTTCGATCTGAAAGGGAGCCGAGTGGTCAGCAGCGCCTGCTCACTGCCCTGCCCCGGCCCCAACGCTGCTTCCCCCACCCGAGGCTCCTGCGCTGCTCCCCCTGTGCCTCCCCAGTGCCACGTGCTGGCCCCTCCTCCACCTGCTAGGACACGGGCTCACGAGACGCAGGGCCCAGCAACCACCCACCCTGTGCCCATCAGGGGGGCACGCACTGAACGTGGTCCCAGGCCTGGATTCTGCTCCAAGGCCTTTCCGGTTGGGCAGGACTGGCCACCGGGGCCCACGGCGGCCCCACGCGGTCTGGGCTCCACGCCCACCGTGCtgcgtgcctcagtctccccacccGCATACCTGGGCCGAGTACTTGGCGCGCAGGCGGCCCGCCTCGCAGCCCTTGTCGCACACCCGGGCCTGCCGCGCCTGTTCCAGCTCCCGCTTCAGGCGCAGCCGTGACTCGTTGGCCTCTTTCATCTTCTTCTCGTTCTCGGCGCGGAGACGCTCGATCTCCTTCCGCAGGTTCCGCTTGGCCTCCGTGGCTTCTCGCAGCTTCTCCTTCTTGGCCACGCGTAGGAACTCCAGCTCCTGGGGGCCGGAGGCGGCTCGGGGTCACTGCCCAGCCGGTCCCAGCACAGCCCTCGCCATGACCAGCAGTCCTCAGCCCACCCCGTGGGGTCATCTATCTGACAATGTGCCCTCGAGCCCCACCCCCAGCGCGCCATCAGCCCACCCCGTGTGGTGCCCCGACCCCACAAAGGCTTTTCAGACCCCCATCCTGAGTTTCCGCCAGGCCTGCGGCAGCTGTGCTAAACCTGGGGGCCTGAGTCAGTCACTGGAGGCTGCGGCGGGGCCTCCCCCGATATCTAGGGCCACGTTCCCCTTGGGGGCAGCCAGCCAAGTAGGCCCTGGCTCCCATCAATGTGAGGAGGGCAGCCTCAGACATCGCACCATCTGAGGGCCCCGGGTCTCCCCACGCAGCCAGATGGAGACGTCCATCCGCCCGGCGCCTCCGCAAGCCCCCCCACTCTCCCCATTAAAATATCCGTGTGACTCACACCCCACGCTGCAAACACACCACATGAATATGTATGTGGGAAATCACACCTCCAACCAGAATCAAGGACAACAGCGGCGGGGGACGTGCTGGGGCGAGGGACTGGCACGCGCAGGAGGGCACGTCGGCAACCCTGCAGCTCTGAGGGCCGACGGGGTTGTGCTGTGCCAAAGCCCACGCCGCGGAAGCTGCCAGACGCCGCCGAGGTGTGAATTTAGCGGGGCCGGGTGAACAACGGGCCGCCTGCACACCTCTCTCCCCAGGCAGCTCTGCCTGTGAACCGCACCTCCCTCAGTCATGTCAGAAAGAAACCTAAACAACGTGAAAGGAGGCGCGAGACCGGAGCTGCAGCGTGAGAACCGTGAGGCAGAGCCCAGAGAAGCAGCGTGTGcaggtgggtgtgtgtgtgtctgtgcgggCCGAGCCCTCTCCTTCCTACTCGGGAGGCCTGGCGGGAGCCGCCTTCTGGAACACCAGGCGTTAGTAAGCACGCCCCTCACGCCTGTGTTTTGCAGACGCCAGGTCTTGCTGGCGGAGCGCGTGAACACCCACTCCTGGAGCACACAGAGCAAGGAACTGTCTCCGTGCAGCTGCTCCCAACTCTTTCTGCCACTAAAAATAGCCCGGCCTCCCTTATACCAGAGGAACATGGCTACTTCCTCAGTGGGGCCACCACGCAGGGTGTGTGATCCTGATGGGGAAAGCTGTGGTCAAGCCAAATGTAGTGGCCTCCTGGGATGTCCATCAGCCTGGGGACACTGAGGGGCTCACCATACCCAGAGCTGCAGCTTTTGGGAGACGGACCCCCAAGGTCCCACGCAGGCCCACTGAGGTGGAGGCAGAGAGGAGCGCGTGGGGCAGCCAGGAAGGGAGGAGGCACCACCCGTGCCCGTTCACCTGGTGCAGGCTGTGCTCACTGCCCGCGCCCTGGACCTCCCAGCACCACTCGCCCCGCTCACCTGGTGGAGGCTGCGCTTGGCCTGCAGGGCTGCGCTGAGCTTCTCCTCCTGCTTCACGCGCATCTTGACCACCTCATGCAGGAACTTCTCTTTGGCTTCCTTGGTGTCCAGGCCGCCCTCCAGTGCCTGCCGCAGGTGCTCCAGCTCCGCCTCCAGCCCACTGGGGGCGTCGGCAGGGGCCGCAGCATCAGGGACAGCCGAGGGCAGGGCACGCGCACCCGGGGAGCCCAGGTCCTTGGCAGAGCTGGATGAGGTAAAGGACGGGGAAGAGAGCGAGGACAAGGAGGAGGTGACTGAGGAGGAAGCAGAGACAGAAACGAAGTCATGGAAGTGCCCGGCAGCTCCACACCAGGGAGACGCGCCGCTCCCAGAGGAACCTGCGAAACATGGGGCCGCCAACGCACCCCCGGGCGACCAGCCCCCCTCAGCCAGTGCCACCCCCACAGCCCACAGCCCACAGGGAGTAGGCACAGAAAGCGACTCACACGTACATTCCTCCCTGCTTTCAACTTCCACCTCCGCCTCCGAGTCCTTGTCCTCCTCTGGGGCAGCCACGGGCGCCAGCGTCTCTGGGGCTCCTGGGGTGTCCACAGTCAGCTTCCGCTTCCGAGGCTGGGTGCAAGTGGCAAGAGGCTCGGGGGCCCGGGAGACGGCGGCGGCACACGGAGGGCTGCTCACAACCTTCTGCTGGGCCGGCGGTGCGAGGGCCACGTTGGGGGCCACGGCTGTCTCAAAGCTCTTGTAGGAGTAGAAGCTGGAGGAGCAGGCGGGTGTCGGGAAGGTGCCTCTGTCCCCAAGCACCACCCAGACCCATCCTGGCGTGCACCCTCTCTGAAGGTGTTAAACAGGAAAGACTTTCCCAGCTCCGAATCTTCAAGTCAAGCTTACGGTTCCTAAGAACCCGTAAGCGTTTTCTGCTTGCTGGGTCTCTTGCGAAGGCCAGACACAGGCCGACCAACACATCCAGAAGCTGCGCCCAACAGACAGGGCTCCACCCACAACTCCATCCAGAACACAGGGAACGCTCTAGGTGTGCTCTCCCTGATGCCAGCCAAAGGAACGAGACTGCCCTGACCAAAAGGCGGCAGGTCTGGGCACCCAGCCTGCAGAAACATGGGCGCGTCCGCATGCACAGCCCTCGTGGAGCCTCCCCCGTGATCAGAAACACCTGTGAACGGCGCCCACTCACCTGTCTCGGATGAGGGCCGGGAGATGTGGGGAGAGCTCTTTCTCACTCGCTGACACTGCGGGGGACCAGGGTCGGAAAGCAGAGAGGCGCTGGCGAGGGTGAACACAGCCCAGGCTCTGTCGAGAAAGAGTTGTCTGTGTGAGTGACCAGGAGAAAAACAAGCCACTTCATGTCCCTGAGGCTGCGCCGGGTGCCAGCCCTCAGTAGGGGGCAGGTGGAGCCGCCAGCCGCTGGGTCTGCCCAAGGAGAAGGGCCCCAgtacccaccacccaccaccccaaGGACCCCGACAGGCCCCACAGCACCTTATTGGAAGAGCCGGCCAAGGTCCGCAGCCAGCTGGACGGCTTGTCCTTTTCGGAAGGCGCGGGGGACTGGGAAGAGGTGTCATCTGTTTTGGGTCTTATGGAGGCCGGAGGCTCAGAGGAGACCTGCGATCAATGAAAGGTTTTGTTGGCACCTGTGGTTCCCAGGGCAGGGTCCCTCCACCAGCCCCGTGGCTGGCACATGGTAGTCAGAGCCCCAGGCACTCCGGCCACGAACGACCCTGAGCTGCGCAGAAGGCAGATTCCAGGGCACCCCCCAGGAGACCAAGTCCACTTTGCATAAAAGCCCTCAGGCCACGCGCAACAGGCGCGTGGAGGCTGTGCTGAGGGACAAGTCATCTCCGAGAGAACAGAGCGGACCTTGTCCTGCCGTTCGGGTGACCTCACCCACGGCTGCAGCAGGTTTGGGATGGAGCACCAAGACCCACTCTCCCCTTCCACAGCGGCTCAGCCTGGCCCAGAGTCCCTCGTCCTTCTGCCAAACCCCTTTCCTAGAACCCGAGTGTGTTCTCAGAGGGTGCCCAGCGCTGGGCACTCAGCTCAACCAGCCACAGCGCGGTGAGAGCCACTCACGACGGATGCGTCTGGGAAGGGCAGCTGCGGCACAGGGGTGGTTCGCGGGGAGGGCACACCGTGTCCCTGTGGGCCACTGGCACAGGTCCATTAAAGAGTGGGCATTCTGGCTGCCCCCTCCCCACGgaaaggaaacattttcaaaacGAAGGACACCATCCCCAAGGAGCCTGGCTCTACAGGATGGCACCACACACACCTTTGCCTCGCTCCCTGCCAGCCCCGCTGCTGGAGGAAGCTACAGGATGGCACCACACACACCTTTGCCTCGCTCCCTGCCAGCCCCGGTGCTGGAGGAAGCTTAGCGAAGGTGCCCAGACCCAGCCCACCCAGAACCAGGTCCCACTGCTGGAGGAAGCTTAGCGAAGGTGCCTGGACCCAGCCCACCCAGAACCGGGTGTTGTGTATCAGGTGCTCAGGCACATCCCCCAAGAGCCAGTGAGTGATGTGGGTTGTGTGCTGGGGGCCTGAGCCGGTACATCCAGCCTCAGGCAAACATGAACTCCCCCAGCCCTGCGGCTGGAAATCCCTGAGACGTGCTGCCCGCAAGGCACAACTGAGACCCAAGGTCTCTTCCCAAGCAACATCACAGGGCAGTCTCCATAAAATGGGCCATTCCTCTACTGCCAAAGACCCCACAGGACAGCACAGAGTCTCCAGGGCAGCTGGCACCAGGTCTACACCACAGGCCAACGCAGAACAGGCCACACAGGGCAAGGAGCCCTTCACAGGGGTGAGGTCCCACTCACTCTGCCGAGGCCAACCTCAAGAGGAGGCAGCAAAGTCGGGCAGTGGGGGCTCCGCCCTTGCCCTCAGCCAGGAAGCCTTGGTGGACAGAGCACACTCAGGGCCGGGGGCTCTTCCCACCTCCAGGACTCTAGGAGAAGACGCTGCATCAGGAACCAGCCTCCTGGAGGCAGCAGGGACCCTGCTTCCCTAGGGGGAAGATGGGGCGCAGGGCAGACTGTCCATCAAGGTGCTCCAATTATGGGGATGGAGGGCCCTGGGGGAAGATCTGGCCAAAGCCCGTGGCCTCCCCTGCAGCACGTGCACCCACCCTGCAGCCCTCAGGGAACAAGCAGGGTGGGGCCAGGAGAGGGGCAGGTGCCTGGCTCTGACCTGGGCCCAAGGGAGAAAGATAAGTGCTCGGGCGCACAGGGCCGGGGACGCAgggcaggcagcccctgaagGCTCACGGCTGTGGATGGTTTTTTTCGGAGACACTAAAATAGCTGTTCAGGAAAAAAGACACTGAAAATACCCCCTCTATGTGGCGGCTTTCGAGGGGAAGTGAGTGTTGATGACGTCTGACGGAGGCCCTGACCGCAGGGTGCTGTGCCTGTGCCTGGCAGGGGCGGGTGCCATCCTAGCTGCAGCAGAGCCCCTTCCGGAATCATGCGGACCCTCCCGAGAGGCACAGAAGGCCGAGGACGCCCGGCTGGGTGGAGCTTCCTGTCTAAGCAGCCACTGAAGCGGGCGCGGAAATTCGGCTCAGTTATCACCCGGGGAAAAGCCACAACAGCCGGCGCTGACTCCGGGAGACTCAGAGACTCCTTGAGGGGAAAGAGTCAGATGCCTCAGGCCACCTCCATGAGAGCCAACGCCTGAGAACACGGCTCTGCCTGGCGGGGCCCCAACAGCCGCCCTGTGGAGGTGGCGGGAGGACCGCAGGCCCGGGGCCCCGAGCCCAATCCACTCAGTGGGGGGTGGCCGAGGACCCTGCAGATCTGGAGGGTTGAGGCAGATGGGCTCAGGGCCATCCTTGGGGCCAGGGACGCTCCTGGTCTTCAGGGAGCCAGGACGAGCCTTCAGAGACGTGACTCCGTTAAGACCCCTGCCGACCCCTCATCAGGCGACTCCCGGCTCTCAGGGCAGGCTCTCTGCAGCATCAGAGAAACGGAGAGAAATGTGTAAAATAGAAGGTGTCTGCGCCCCTGTGGGCCGGAGGAAGTGACACTCTCAGAGGGactgtcacctgagcagtattgGTTTCTCAAAGCCCCAGGAAGCAGACAGCCGTCTTCAGTCCTGGGATGCCACCCGCCCTACCAAGGCCCCTGGGGGCCCCAGTGTCAGCTGTCGGTCAGGGACAAAACCACACCCAGTGACAGACGGCTGAGTCTTACTCTGGGAAGAGCAGCTACGACTGCTTGCCTCTGGTGTGACCCTTCCTGGGGCTTCAAAACCTGCCCTTGGAGCCCACAGGCCACGAGGCAGGAGCACGGCTCTGGACCTGACACACCAAAGCAATGGGGCTGGGCCTGGATAGGCCTGCAAGGGGCTGCCCCATCCCAAAGCCCTTCAGGCCACTGTCAGCTTACACAGCGGAGGCCAGACGACACACCGCGCTGCCCCGCGGCCACTTCCCCTCCTGGGGTCCTTCCCTACACCCCGAGGATGACCAGGCAAGCTACCTGGCCAGCAGGCACCCGGGCAGCGAGTGTGAGCTTGCACCCAAGGACAGGTGCCCCCCTgccagagcagggcagggctGAGGCATAGCGGGCCCAAGACTGTGGACACCCTAGGCCCTCTGACGGAACAGTCCCTGAGCAAAGCCCACCGGACCTATGCAGAGGCGGTGGCCCAAACAGGTGAGCCAGCAGTGGTTGCCTGCCGAGGACTGGGCAGCCACAGTACACTGCCACAAGCAAGCCACCTGCTCCCCATGGGGGGGGTCTCAGAAAAGACGCTCTCCAAAAATGCACACCCCACCCTTGGGGGCCCTGCGTTTCAGGCCTGTAAGGTGCCAGGAACAGAGAAGAGCCATTGAGAAGGCCTTGGGGACCCTTTCCTGCCTGACACGTGCAGATGCTCAGGGCTCAGAGCGAAACGCTGGCCCATCCCCTGCAATAAGGAAATGGAGTTTGGAGGTCACAGAACTGCCATCTCCCTTCCCCAGGCCCCTGGCTCAACATGAGTGGGGGCTGCTTCTCCTGACAGATCCCACAGGGTCCAAACACAGAAGACCTCAACCCCCCAGAGCAAGGAGACGCTCCATGTCCCCTACCCTGGCAGGGAGGCTGGAGTCCTGGACAGCTGCCGAGGGAGACGCCGCAGAGGCGGAGGGCACTGAACCCAGGACCGAGTGCAGCAGCGGTTACAGCTGGCCTCTGTCCCCAGGCACCTGAGCCACTCCAGACAGGCTGAACCCAGTCTGCACATGTCCTAACAACAGCTCTTCCCAGGGTACCGAGAGCCCGGGTCGTCAGCCGGGCCACTTCCCCCACTGTGGCCTCAGCACCTCTCACTTCCAGAGCCCGTGAGGAGGACATGGGCACAAGCTGCTGCCCCGCCTGCCCGTGTGGCCCCCCCGAGGCAGGGACGGTCACTCGGGTCCCCGAGCTGATGCCCACAGCTCCGGGCCTTCTCCACACTGAAGCTGAATGACGGGGCTCAACGCCGCATCCCCGCCCAGCTGGCCACTCGGCGCTGACGGTCGCTTCCTTGAACCTTCTGAACACTGGGGTTTGAGTCAGCCTTTGCTGAGAGGATTCACACCCCAAATCCAAACAAAACAACCACACAGAGCCTGCTGTGAACCTCCACGACCACCCGGCATCCACCCACCCAGGGCTCACAGGCACCAGCAGGCAAgcctccacccaacaacagaaggCAGCTTCCACGCCAGGACCCCCCAGGGCAAGACTCCGGGGAGGCGGGAGTGAGTAGTGGGCAGGCACCACAGGGTGAGCTCTGGGCACCAAGGAGCCCACGGCCTGGAAGCTGGCACACGCGCCCGCCCACCACAGGCACATTCTTGCTTTTCACTGATGATCAAAGAAGGCCCCATTTGGTGGGCGCATTGATACAGCAGCCAGGATCGGCCACGTCTGTCTCTGAATGTCTGCACCTCACCTGGGATGTGGTCTGCCTGGAAGCAGCACCCAGACCCCAAGGCCAGACAGGCCTGCCTGTGAGTTTTCAGCCTCCCCTTAGACTGCTCTCTTTGCCCTCATTGGTAAATGGGACCCCGTATTAGGGCCAAAGGATACAAGGTGGGAAACAGGACCCGGGCAGGGTCCCGCCTCTGCTCATGCTGCCTCAGGGAGCTGCTGACAAAGCCGCCCGGCCCGGGGACAGGCCACGGCCACACCCCAGACCATCCTGAGCACGAGCAGCCGATCCAGGAGCCGGGGACCACACCTGCTCCAAGGGAGAGGCGCACAGCAGCAGCCATGATGAGGTCAACACAACTTCCTCCAACCACAGGGACAACCACAGGGAACTTCGCAGAGTGAAGAAAACCAGTTTTCTGTTCAACTTGCAGCCCAGCGACCTGTCAGGAGGGCACCAGCCTCAGTCACCCCGGGACCCCAGTGTCCAGCGGCCAGTGTGCCCTCAAGCCCCCACGAGGGCGCGCACGTATCCGGCTGAAACAGACATTGAGGCCTTTGTGACGCCGGCTTCACATGTGAACAACGCACAGTGGCAGAGCGGTTGAGCAGCCCACAGGTCAGTCCAGGGGCCACCACCAAGCTCTGTGGGTCAGGCTTCCGTCTCCACACCTGCGTGGATGCTCGGCCCATGACCACCCGGTGTCAAAACTGCACCCTGGTGCGGGGGGATGGACCCACAGCTTGCGGCTACACCCCAAGGCCTGCCGCACAGCACAGCCCACCCTGCAACCCCTCCCGTGTGTCCCCTGAGCGTCTTCTCCTGCCAGGCTGCAGCCACGGGGTAAGGGGACCCTCCAGGTGAATGCATGCGCCATGGGAGTGGCCAGTCTCAGACCCGCCCATGCACACCGGGCGGGCCCATGCCTCCTC is a window encoding:
- the SKI gene encoding ski oncogene isoform X1, with product MEAAAGGRGCFQPHPGLQKTLEQFHLSSMSSLGGPAAFSARWAQEAYKKESAKEAGAAAVPAPVPAATEPPPVLHLPAIQPPPPVLPGPFFMPSDRSTERCETVLEGETISCFVVGGEKRLCLPQILNSVLRDFSLQQINSVCDELHIYCSRCTADQLEILKVMGILPFSAPSCGLITKTDAERLCNALLYGGAYPPPCKKELAASLALGLELSERSVRVYHECFGKCKGLLVPELYSSPSAACIQCLDCRLMYPPHKFVVHSHKALENRTCHWGFDSANWRAYILLSQDYTGKEEQARLGRCLDDVKEKFDYGNKYKRRVPRVSSEPPASIRPKTDDTSSQSPAPSEKDKPSSWLRTLAGSSNKSLGCVHPRQRLSAFRPWSPAVSASEKELSPHLPALIRDSFYSYKSFETAVAPNVALAPPAQQKVVSSPPCAAAVSRAPEPLATCTQPRKRKLTVDTPGAPETLAPVAAPEEDKDSEAEVEVESREECTFTSSLSSLSSPSFTSSSSAKDLGSPGARALPSAVPDAAAPADAPSGLEAELEHLRQALEGGLDTKEAKEKFLHEVVKMRVKQEEKLSAALQAKRSLHQELEFLRVAKKEKLREATEAKRNLRKEIERLRAENEKKMKEANESRLRLKRELEQARQARVCDKGCEAGRLRAKYSAQIEDLQVKLQHAEADREQLRADLLREREAREHLEKVVKELQEQLWPRARPEAAGSEGAAELEP
- the SKI gene encoding ski oncogene isoform X2, with amino-acid sequence MEAAAGGRGCFQPHPGLQKTLEQFHLSSMSSLGGPAAFSARWAQEAYKKESAKEAGAAAVPAPVPAATEPPPVLHLPAIQPPPPVLPGPFFMPSDRSTERCETVLEGETISCFVVGGEKRLCLPQILNSVLRDFSLQQINSVCDELHIYCSRCTADQLEILKVMGILPFSAPSCGLITKTDAERLCNALLYGGAYPPPCKKELAASLALGLELSERSVRVYHECFGKCKGLLVPELYSSPSAACIQCLDCRLMYPPHKFVVHSHKALENRTCHWGFDSANWRAYILLSQDYTGKEEQARLGRCLDDVKEKFDYGNKYKRRVPRVSSEPPASIRPKTDDTSSQSPAPSEKDKPSSWLRTLAGSSNKSLGCVHPRQRLSAFRPWSPAVSASEKELSPHLPALIRDSFYSYKSFETAVAPNVALAPPAQQKVVSSPPCAAAVSRAPEPLATCTQPRKRKLTVDTPGAPETLAPVAAPEEDKDSEAEVEVESREEFTSSLSSLSSPSFTSSSSAKDLGSPGARALPSAVPDAAAPADAPSGLEAELEHLRQALEGGLDTKEAKEKFLHEVVKMRVKQEEKLSAALQAKRSLHQELEFLRVAKKEKLREATEAKRNLRKEIERLRAENEKKMKEANESRLRLKRELEQARQARVCDKGCEAGRLRAKYSAQIEDLQVKLQHAEADREQLRADLLREREAREHLEKVVKELQEQLWPRARPEAAGSEGAAELEP